The genomic region ACATTAAATGATGAGAAGCCATCTTATATGGCTGCTATTTTTGATGATAGTCAAGAAATTTCTTTTCGAAAAAAAGAATATTATAAGTATAAGGAACATAGAAAGAAAACTCCGAAAGCTATTTGCATAGCAATTCCTTATATTAGAAAAATTTTAAAAATCTTTCAAATTTCTTGTTTTTATGCAAAAAATGGATATGAGGCCGATGATCTTATCGGAACAATAGCTAAAAAAGCCGAAAAAAAAGGATATATTATTTATATAATTACTTTGGACAAAGATTTTTTTCAATTGGTCACAGAAAACATTAAAGTTTATATACCACCTTTTAAAGGGAATCCAAAAAAAATATTCGGAATAGAGGAAATAAAAGAAAAATTTGGAGTAACCCAACCAAAACAAGTTATAGATTTATGGAGTATGATGGGAGATCCTTCTGATAATATACCAGGATTACCAGGAATAGGAGAAAAAAATGCTAAAAAATTTATTCAAAAATATGGAAGCATTGAAAAATTGTTAAATTCTACTCATCATCTTAATGGAAAGATTCAAAAAAATATTGAAGAAAACAAAAATTTAGGTCTTTTATCCAAGAAATTAATTACTATTGTTACTAATATTCCCCTTTTTTATTTTCATGAGAATAAATTTCATGTAAAAAAACCAAATTGGCATTCCATTAAAAAAATATTCGGAGAACTTGAATTCATAAGATTATTAAAAATAGCTCATCAATATTATAAATATAAAACGTAAAAATAATTTTATCTTTTTCTATAAAATTTATATTTTATCATGTAATTCCAAACTTCTGTATGAAGCATAGGTTTCATATTTTTTCCTTTTTGAATAGAATTTCGAATAAAAGAAGAAGAGATTTCAATAATTGGAGCCTTCAAAAAAATTATATTTTTACGTTTAAAAACAGGATTGGAGAAATGACCAATTCTAGGGTAAACCAAAATATCATATTTATTCAAAATAATTTTATAATTTTTCCATTTTCTTAAAGAAGAAAAAGAATCTTGTCCCAAGATAAGATAAAATTGATTTTTAGGATATTTTTTCTCTATATTGGACAATGTATGAATTGTATAAGAAGGAGAAGATCCAGATTCTATATCTAGAACACTCATTTTTTCATAACCATAAACAGCTATTTGAACCATTTTTATGCGGTGTTTATAATCTAAAAGATTTTTTTTTTTAATGGATTTTGTGGAGAAACTACAAACCAAACATGATCTATATCTGAAAATTCTATGATATAATTAGCAATAATTGTATGTCCTAAATGTATGGGATTAAATGATCCAAAATAAAGTCCTATTTTCATATTTTCACTAATCGATCAAACAAAAAATATCGAGCCTCTATCTCGATATTTTTATCCTTATTATCTTAAATCATCTTAATACGATAACTAAATCCTAAAATGATAAAATGATTATTCTTATTTTCTTTTTTAATTTGATCTAAATTGTAATTAACTTTTTGATTTTGATATAAAAAATGAAAACTTAGATCTTCATTTTTTATGATAGGAAGAAATTCTATCCCTCCATAATAAGTATATGCTTTTTTGAACAATTTATTTTCACCCAAAATATCATTAACTCCTTTTTTAGAGGTCCCCATTTCATAAACTCCTTTTGCAATCAAATTCCATTTTGGAATAAAATTGTATTTTAATTTCACTAAATAAGTTCCATATTTTACAGAAGCTACATTTTGATAATCATAATTATATGAACGTAAAATTTTTGTAACATCGCCATTTTTTTCTATGTCTTCATCACTTAATATATAATCTGCTTCTATAAAAAAAGGTTTTAAATCTAATTTACTCCCTAAAGCTATCAATTTCCAAAATTTTTTATCTTCATTTTCTTGAAAAATAGAATATGACCATCTGTTTTGTATTATTTGATTATTGAACAAACTCCAATTCCAATTCACAGAATAACCCATAGTATTATTCACTTTTTGAACTGTACTTTCTTCCCTATTATTATTTGAATTTGTAATACTATTTACAATTTGAAATTGTAATTCATGATTTTTGATTGGAAGATAAATAAAACTGAATCCAACAGGATTTTCCTTATTTTTATATACATTCGTATACCGATATGGGGATCCATAGAAATTATTAGTATATTCTATGCTTCCAAAAGAAGCTGGTTGTTTTCCTATCAAAAAGTAAAGTTTTTCATTCCACTTATATTTTAAATAAGCTAAATCAACTGTTCTGTTATTTTCTATATTATTCAATTTTTTTGAAAAACGATAACTGATTTTGTCATTTGCCTTTCCTATAACTTCTAAATTTAAATAGTCTTCAGAAAAACGAGAGCCCTCAAAAAATTCTTTTTTCACTGTAGAATTAATACTACTCCTAAAATCTACAAACATGTTGAAATGAGTATTTTCATCTTTATTTTGATGAAATGTTCCTTCATCAGCGTAGCTGTAAGTATGAAAAGGATAAAAAAAACCTAAAAAAAGAATAAAGGAAATCATTTTTGTTTTTTTCATTTTTTTAATTATTATGTTATATAACTTAATATAATATAATCAATTTTCCAGTATAAAAACTTTTAAGTAATTGAAAAAACATTTAATTTTTTTTAAAAACTACTTATTCAAAATAAAATGTACAAAAATATTTCAAAAAAAAATGCTAAAAAAAAAAGAAAAAACGAAAATAATAAAACTATTATAACTTTTTTAGGATTTTTTTTATTGGTGAGTAGCCTTTTTTTGTTATTAAGTTTTTTTTCTTTCCTTTTTCATTGGAAAAATGATCAAAGTCAGTTGGAAAAACTTTTCGATAAAGATATCATGGCAGAAAATCTACTTGGAAAAATGGGAGCTTTTGTTTCTCACTACTTTATTCACTGTGGAATAGGATTGAGCGCTTTTTTTCTTCCGATATCATTGTTTTTGACAGGATTAAAAATTCTTTTTGTAAGAAGAAAACTATTGAATAATTTTTATAAATCAACAATATATAAATTTATATTTTTCAGTATATGGCTTCCAATAACTTTTTATCTTGTTATTCCTGATCAAGGAATATTGAGTGGAATTTTTGGATTTGAAATAGGAAACTTTTTGATCCATTTATTTGGAAAAATAGGATCATATATACTTATTCTTACGAGTATTATTTTTTACTCTATCATTATTTTTCGTATTACGACTCCAAACATAAAAAATGGAATACGACAAAAAATACATTTTTACGAAAAAACAGATCCAATATTCAAATTGGGGAATTTTTTTAAGACAAAGATTATCAATAAATCATTGAAAAAAACCAATGTATCTAACAGTAAAAAAGATAAAAACATTCTCCATTCTATTCTTTATAAGAAAGATTTTTCTTCCACATCAGTGAATAATTTAGAAATAGATTCTAATAAAAAAAAAATAGTACAAGTACTTAACTATTATAAAATAGAAATATGTCAAATCAAAACTATCATAGGCCCTACTATCATATTATATGAAATCTATCCTAAGATAGGAACACGGATATCTAAAATCAAGAATTTAAAAAATGAGATAGCCTTAAATTTATCTGCTATATCTATAAGAATTATAGCTCCCATGCCTGGAAAAGGATCCATTGGAATAGAAATTCCGAATCACAATCGTTATCCAGTTTATATGAAAGATATTCTTTTTTCAGAAGAGAGCAACAAAAAGAGTCATCAAATGGAGCTCCCTATTTCTTTAGGAAAGACAGTATTTAATAAAATTTTTGTTATAGATTTAGCTAAAATGCCTCATTTGCTTATAGCAGGATCAACTGGACAAGGAAAATCCGTAGGATTAAATGTTATGATTGTTTTCTTATTATATCAAAAAAATCCAGAAGATATCAAATTTATTTTGATTGATCCAAAGAAAGTAGAATTATCTATATACAAAAATATTTCAAAATCTTATTTTGCTACTCTTCCAAATTCTGTAGAACCCATCATCACAGATTTACATAAAGTAAAAAACATATTAAATTCTTTATGTAAAGAGATGGATAAAAGATATGCTATTTTGGAAAAATTTAAAGTTAGAAATATTCAAGAATACAATGTCAAATACAATCAAAAATATCATTTACCTTATATCATACTAATCATTGATGAATTCGCAGACTTAAGTTTTTCTTTTCATCAAAAAAAACAAATAGAAACGTATATAACTCGGTTATCACAGCTTGCTCGTGCTGTAGGGATTCATTTGATTATAGCTACACAACGTCCATCCGTTGATGTAATTACCGGATTGATTAAATCAAATTTTACTGCAAGAATTGCATTTCGAGTAAGTTCTAAAATAGATTCTAGAACTATATTAGATTGTACAGGAGCTGAACAATTGATAGGAAAAGGAGATCTTCTATTTTCTAATCGAAATGAGTTGATACGGCTACAATGCCCATTCATCGAATTATCAGATATTCAAAAAATCGTTGATTTTTATTCCAATCATGATAAAAAAAACGAATACTTCTTCTTGCCAAAACCGGATTAAGTCAAATATTCAATGATATGAAGCTAATAAAAAAACTTGATCTATATATGATTCGTTTATTTATAGCTCCTTTTTTAATTATTTTTTCTACAATATTTATCGTTTTTATGATTCAATTTTTTTGGAGTCAAATAGATGAATTGATTGGAAAAGACATTGATATTTTAATAATAATAAAATTTATATTTTATTTTGGAATATCTATTATTCCATTAGTTACTCCTATATCACTATTATTGACTTCTATAATAACATTTGGTAATTTTTCAGAAAATCAAGAACTTACTGCTATAAAATCTTCTGGAATATCTCTTTTTCGTATCATGAAACCTATTTTAGGAATAACCTGTATTTTATCGATTGGATTGTATTTTTTCTCAGATTTAGCCATTCCAAAAGCGAAAATGCAAGCTAAAAAATTAGGATATCAAATATCATTAACTCATCCCTCTTTCAAATTAAAAGAAGGAATTTTTGTAAATTTATTACCAGATTTTTTCATAAAAATAGACAGAAAATCGAGAAAAAATAAACAATTGCATAATATATTTATTTTTTTTTATGATAAAAATTCACTAGTAAATACTATTCTTTCTAAAAAAGGATTTTTTATTCCAAATGAAGATAGATCTGAATTTATTCAATTTAAATTAATGAATGGGATTTTGTATAGTGAAAATACGAATGAAAACAAAGAACAATCCTCTTATCAAATTGTAGAATTTGATACTTTAATTCAAAACTTTAAAATTCCTTACTATGACTATGAAGGAATAAAAGAATTAGATGACTATGATACCCAAAATTTAATTCAAAAAATTAACTTTTTAAAAAAAAAAATTCTGAATATCAAAAAAAAAATATCTATAAATTAGTTAAGCTGCAATTAGAATTGCAAAAAAAATTTACATTTCCAGTAACATGCATTATTATGTTTCTAACTGGAGCTCCTTTAGGAGCTATTATTAGAAAAGGAGGAATAGGTCATCCTACCATTGCGGCAATAACTATATTCATTATTTATTATACTTTGCTGACTATCACTCAAAATAAAGTAGAAAAGGCTGAAATTTGTCCATGGATAGGAGCATGGATTCCGAATTTTATTTTTTTTCCAGTAAGCATATGGATGACTTATAAAACTGCAATGGATGATTTTTATATTCAATAAAACAAATATAGATATGGTTTTTGGTTCGAATCAAAATTTAGATAGTATTGAAGAAGCCATACAGGATATACAAAGTGGAAAAATTATTATTGTGGTTGATGATCAAAATCGTGAAAATGAAGGAGATTTTATAGTAGCTGCTGAAAAAATAACTCCTCAAATTGTAAATTTTCTCATTACTCATGGGAGAGGACTCCTTTGTGTTTCCTTAACAGAAGAAAAATGTGATCAACTAGAACTTCAAATGATGGTAAAAAAGAACACAGATCCTAGGAAAACGGCTTTCACAGTATCTGTAGACTTACGAGGATATGGCGTTAGTACTGGAATTTCAGTTTCAGATAGAGCAAAAACTATTTTTGCCTTAGTCAACAAAGTCAACCCAAAATCATTTAATAAACCAGGTCACATCTTTCCTCTTCGCGCAAAGAAAGGAGGTGTCTTAGAAAGACCTGGACATACAGAGGCTGCTATTGATATAACTAAAATGGCTGGATGTACCCCAGGAGGAGTTGTGGTAGAAATACTTAATGAAGATGGATCTATGGCACGTCTACCACAATTGATTCAAATTTCTAAAAAATTCCATATGAAAATTATATCCATAGAGGATCTTATCAAATATCTTAAACAGAAAAGAAACAGATAAAAATGCGGTCTGGACGGGATTTGAACCCGCGACCCCATGCGTGACAGGCATGTATTCTAACCAACTGAACTACCAGACCCAAAAACTAAATTAAAATATCTAATTTTTTTCTGATATCCTCTTTAGAGGAAATTCCAATATGCATATCTTTTTTCTCTCCGTTCTTAAAAAAAATCATGGTGGGAATGCTGCGTATTCCATATTTAGAAGAATATTTTGGATTATTATCCACATTTAATTTAAAAATCAATGCTTTATTATGATATTCAGTAAATAGATCTTCTAATAGAACAGACAAAGATCGACATGGAGCACACCAAGGAGCCCAAAAATCCACCAATACAGGTTTATCCGATTCATGAACTAATTTTTCAAAGTTATCATCGTTTATTTCTTGTAACATACTTTTTTCATTTAAAGAACATAACAAATTTACCTTTTTTTGTTTCAAATTCAAAAGTGAAAGTCTTTTAACAAACAGATATAAATATCTATTCCTTCCATGATTTCTGAAATCAAGATGTATTCATTAGGAGTATGAGAACGGACACTATCTCCGACTCCCATTTTAATGGTGGAAAAAGGCATAATGCTTTGGTCTGAAAGAGTAGGAGATCCATAAGTTTTTCTTCCTATTCGTTGAGCTTTTAAAACAATGGGATGCATAGGATTTATGAAAGAAGAGTTTAAATGAGAAGAACGTGGTTTCATTTGAGAGTGAATTATTTTTTGTATAATTTCAATTAATTCCTCATTTTTATATAACTCATTGGTTCTAATATCTACTACAAAAGAACAAAAATCAGGAATCACATTGTGTTGTATTCCTCCTTGGATTTGAGTCACATTTAAGGTAGTAAAACCTAGTAATTCCGATTTTCTATCAAAAGAAAAATTTCTTAAGTGTTCTATGTCTCTTGTTGCTACATAAATAGCATTGATTCCTATATCTCTTGCAGAGTGTCCTGTCTTTCCTTCAGCTATGCAATCCAATACCATCAATCCTTTCTCAGCAATAGCTACTTGCATTTGTGTTGGTTCTCCGACAATTCCTAAGTTTATACATTCCAATTCAGGTAAAATTGCTCTTACGCCTAAAGGTCCAGATATTTCCTCTTCCGCAGTAATTGAAAGAATTAACTTGTAAGGTAATTCAGATAAATTACTTAAATATATAAAAGTGGATATTAACGAAACAACGGAAGCTCCAGCATCATTACTACCTAACCCTATAAGTTTATCTTCTTGTTTGATAGCAGAAAAAGGATTAGTTTTCCAATTTTTTCCTGGTTTAACCGTATCATGATGAGAATTTAATAGTATAGTTCGTATATTTCCTTTTTTTAAATAGTTCGTGTTTTCAGTCCATATATTGTTAAATTTTCTTTTAACATGAAATCCATATTGATGAAGATAATCTTCTATAAGAAAAGAGACCTTGTTTTCTTGTTTGGATATAGAAGGAGTATTTATAAGTTGTATAAGAAGCTGTATAGCTTCTTTCTTTAAAACTTGCAAATTGACTACGGACATAGAAGAGTCTTATTATTAACATCATTTAAATAGTTAGGGAGACCTATACTGACCTGAGATACTCCATTTTTTAATGCAAAAAAAGCATTTTCCAATTTAGGGATCATTCCATTTGTTATGGAATGATTTTGTTTCATTTTTTGAAATGAATTAAAATTTATTTTTTGAAAAAAAGATTCAGGGTCCTGTATATCTCGTAAAACTCCTTTTTTTTCAAAACAAAAATGTAATTCCGTTTCACAATCTTTTTCCTTTGCTAAGGATATAGCTATATAAGCTGCTATTGTATCTGCATTTGTGTTTAGTAAATTTCCTATTCCATTATGAGTTATAGAACATAATACAGGAATGATATTATTTTTCAATAAAAATTTTATTAAACGTGTATTAATACTTTTGCTATTAATATCCCCCACATATCCATAATCAATATTTGTTTTTTTTCGTAAATATGATTTAATGCAATTTCCATCTGCTCCACATAAACCCAAAGCATTACAGTGATGAGATTGTAATAGAGCTACAATATTTTTATTGATCATTCCTGCATAAGTCATAACAACTATATCCAAAGTTTCTTTATCTGTTATTCTTCTACCTTTTATAATTTTTTGCAAAATTCCCATTTTATTTGAAATGAAATCTGCTTTTCTTCCTCCTCCATGAATCAACACCTTATATCCTTGTAGTTGACAAAAAGCTTTCAAAGAAAAATTAAGAACCTTTTGGTCATTAATTAAATGACCTCCAATTTTAACTATATGGATTTTCATGATAAAGATTGTAGAATTTTTAAAAAAATTATTTGTGAAGCATAAATTCTATTTTCTGCTTGTTGCAATATAATGGAATGTTTTCCATCTAAAACAGAATCTTCTACCACAACATTCCTCCTGACAGGTAAACAATGCATAAATTTAGCCTGATTGGTAAGTTTCATTTTATTTACAGTGATCATCCAGTCAGAATTTTGACAGAGCATTTTTCCATAATCTAAATAACTACTCCAATTTTTTGCATAAATAAAATCGGCATTTATAAAAGCCACATCTTGATGATGTGTGGTAAAAACTCCATTAGAAAATCTTTTATTAAGATCGTATTTTTCTGGACACGCAATAGTGAAATCTATTTTATCTATTTTTGATATCCATTGAGAAAAAGAATTTGCCACGGAATGAGGCAATGGTTTGATATGAGGAGCCCAACTTAACACTACTTTACATCTTTTTTTAAAAAAAGATGTAAATTCGGCAATAGTCATTACATCTGCTAAAGATTGCAAAGGATGCAAAGTAGCACTTTCCATGTTAACTACTGGAACTCTAGAATATTTTAATATTTTATTAAAAATTACTTCTTTGTAATCATAATCTCTATCTGATAAACTAGGAAAAGTTCTTACAGCAAGAATATCACAATATATGCTCATTATAGAAATAGCTTCTTTAAGATGTTCTTGTGTCATTTTCATCACACTTCCATCATTCATTTCAATTTTCCAAGAATCTTTATGAACATCTAATATCCAAGTATTGCATCCTAAGTTAAAAGCTGCTTTTTGACAACTAATTCTTGTTCGTAAACTAGGATTAAAAAAAACCAATCCAATTGTTTTATTTTTTCCAATACGTTTAAATTCATATGGATTTTTCTTTAAAAAAAGAGCTTCTTTAATTAGATCATATACGTTAATAACATCTTCTACGCTAAAAAATTTTTTCATAAACTTTTTCATTTATATTCATTCCAAGCTTTTATAAATAATTGGTCCATAGATAAATTACAAAATGCTTGTATAAAAGCTTTTGCTAAACGCGCATTGGTGAGAAGAGATATATTAAAATCAACGGCATAACGTCTTATAGCATAATCATTATCCAATTCTGATTTACTTAGATTTTTTGGAATATTAATAATAAGATCCAATTTTCTATTTTTTATCAATTCAAGAACATTTGAATATTTTTTGACATTCGGCCAATAAACTCTTATGGAGGGAATTCCATTATTGGATAAAAATTTATTGGTTCCTTCTGTCGCAAATAATATATATCCTTTTTTATGCAATAGTTTGACGACTTCTAAAAGATCCAATTTAGATTCAATAGGTCCTCCAGATATTAATATATTTTTTTTTGGAATTCTATAACCAACAGAAAGCATGGATTTTAAAAGTGCTTCATCAAAAGTATTTCCTAAACATCCCACTTCTCCTGTGGAAGACATATCCACACCCAAAATAGGATCTGCGTCTTGCAAACGAGAAAAAGAAAATTGAGAAGCTTTTATTCCTAAAAAATTTGTAATAAAAAAATTAGGTTCTATTTTATTTTTTTTCTTGCCAAGAATAACTTGAGTAGCTAATTCAATCATATTAAAATGAGATACTTTTGATACAAAAGGAAAACTACGAGATGCTCTCAAATTACATTCAATGACTTTGATTTCATTATCTTTAGATAAAAACTGAATATTGAAAGGACCAGATATATCAAAATATTTGGATATTTTCTTAGATATATTAATGATTTCTTTTAATGTTGACAAATAGAGATTATGTGGAGGATATACTAAAGTAGCATCTCCTGAATGGACTCCTGCAAATTCTACGTGTTCTGATATAGCATAATACAAAATTTCTCCATTTTGAGAAACAGCATCTAATTCAATTTCTTTTGCATTTCTAATAAATTCTGTAATAATTAATGGATATTCAGGAGATATAGATACTTTTTTACTAAGATAATGTTGTAATTCCTCTTGATTAGAAAGAACACTCATATCTGCACCCGAAAGAACATACGAAGGTCTGACTAATATTGGAAAATCCACTTCTTTTACAAATTGATAAATAGTATCAAAATCGGATAATTCTTTCCATCTAGGCTGTCCGATCTTTAAATAATCCATAGCATTGGAAAATTTGTATCTATTTTCTACTTTATCTATAGAAATAGGAGAGGTCCCCAAAATTTTTACTTTTTTTTCATAAAGTTTTAAAACCAAATTATTAGGAATTTGTCCTCCCATGGAAACAATTGTTCCTTTCGGCTTTTCCAGTTCAATAATATCCAATACACGTTCTAAAGTAAGCTCTTCAAAATATAATCTGTCACATACATCAAAATCAGTACTCACAGTTTCAGGATTATAATTAATCATTATTGATCTGTAAGATTCTTTCTTAATAGTATTTAATGCATTAACACAACACCAATCAAATTCTACACTACTTCCAATTCTATAAACACCAGATCCTAATGTGATAACAGATTTTTCATCTTTTTCATAAATTATATCATGTTGAATGGCATGATAGGTTAAATATAAATAATTTGTGTATGACGGATATTCAGAAGCTAAAGTATCAATTTGTCTCACATATGGAACTATATTTTTTTCTTTTCTATATTCTCTTATTTCTTTTTCTAAATGATAAATACTGTGATATTTACATAGATTGTTTTTTTTGTTAAAAAAAACACTAGCTATTTGCATATCAGAAAAACCTTCTTTCTTTGCTTTCCGTAACAATTCGTCCGGAATATCTCTCCAATTATCAAAATGATCTATCTTTTTTTTTGTTTGAAAAATATTATCAAGTTGATATAAAAACCATGGATCAATTTTCGTTAAATCATGTATCTCTTTCATAGAAAAACCTTCTTCTAAAGCTTCTTCTAAAAAGAAAATTCTTTGATCTGTCGGTTTTTTAAGAGATTCTCTCAGTAGACGATTAGATCCCAGTTTTTTTTTATAAATGTTGATGAACCCTTGCATCCCAATATCTAACATTCGAATACCTTTTTGTAAGGCTTCTTCAAAAGAACCTCCAATAGCCATTACTTCTCCCACACTTTTCATACTACTTCCAATCCTATTAGAAACTCCATAAAATTTTTTGAGATCCCACCTAGGTATTTTGCATACCACATAATCCAACGCTGGTTCAAAAAAAGCAGAAGTCTTTTTAGTCACAGAATTTTTCAATTCATGCAATCCGTATCCTAAAGACAATTTAGCAGACACAAAAGCTAAAGGATAACCAGTTGCTTTAGATGCAAGAGCACTTGAACGAGAAAGACGTGCATTAACTTCTATAACACGATAGTCTTCTGAATTAGGATCTAATGCAAATTGGACGTTGCATTCTCCAACTATCTTAAAATTTCTGACAATATATATAGCTAATTTTCTTAAACTATAATATTCAGAATTTGTTAGAGTTTGTGACGGTGCCACTACAATACTTTCTCCTGTATGAATTCCTATAGGATCAAAGTTTTCCATATTACAGACAGAAATACAATTATCATATTTATCTCTAACTATTTCGTATTCAATTTCTTTCCATCCTTCTAAATATTCTTCTACAACAATTTGAGAAGAATAAGAAAAAGCCTTACTTACTATTTTTTTTAAATCATTAATATCTTTCGCAAAACCACTCCCCAAACCTCCAAGTGTATAAGCAGATCTAATAATAATAGGAAATCCTATTTCTAAAGAATAAGAAATAGCATCATCCATAGAATGAGCCACAAAACTTCTTGCCGTTTTTATATTAATATGAGTCAACCTATTTCGAAACAAGTTTCTATCTTCACTGTGAATAATAGATTCAATAGGAGTTCCTAAAACTTGAATTTTGTATTTTTCTATAATTCCTTCTTGAAAAAGCTGAATTCCACAATTTAATGCAGTTTGTCCCCCAAAAGACAATAGAATTCCTTCTGGTTTTTCCTTATTTATAACCCCTTTAATAAAAAATAAAGTCAAAGGAAGAAAATAAACTTTATCAGCAATTCCTTTAGAAGTTTGAACTGTGGCAATATTTGGATTAATCAATATAGTATAAATTCCCTCCTCTTTAAGGGCTTTTAATGCTTGTGTTCCAGAATAATCAAACTCACCAGCTTCTCCTATTTTTAATGCACCTGATCCCAGGATAAGTACTTTGTCTATTTTCATACTAATTTTGGAAGATTATTATTTATTTCTTCTAACAATTGAATTGATAAAAAGATCGAATAAAAATTCTGTATCTGTAGGTCCACTTGAAGCTTCTGGATGAAACTGTACAGAAAAAAAAGGTTTATAATCATGAATGATCCCTTCGCAAGTATCATCATTTAAATTTTTAAAAAATATTTTCCATTCTTTAGGAAGTTTTATTGCATCCAAAACATATCCATGGTTTTGTGATGTAATAAAACTTTTTCCTGTTTTTAGTGATAATACTGGCTGATTATGACTCCTATGTGCATATTTCAATTTATAAGTATTTCCTCCGGCTGCAATTCCCAAAAGTTGATTTCCCAAACATATACCAAATATAGGTCGTTCTTTTTTCATAGCTATACGAATATAATGTATAGGTTTTTCATAAATTTTAGGATTTCCAGGTCCATTAGAAAGAACCAATCCA from Blattabacterium cuenoti harbors:
- a CDS encoding FtsK/SpoIIIE family DNA translocase, which produces MYKNISKKNAKKKRKNENNKTIITFLGFFLLVSSLFLLLSFFSFLFHWKNDQSQLEKLFDKDIMAENLLGKMGAFVSHYFIHCGIGLSAFFLPISLFLTGLKILFVRRKLLNNFYKSTIYKFIFFSIWLPITFYLVIPDQGILSGIFGFEIGNFLIHLFGKIGSYILILTSIIFYSIIIFRITTPNIKNGIRQKIHFYEKTDPIFKLGNFFKTKIINKSLKKTNVSNSKKDKNILHSILYKKDFSSTSVNNLEIDSNKKKIVQVLNYYKIEICQIKTIIGPTIILYEIYPKIGTRISKIKNLKNEIALNLSAISIRIIAPMPGKGSIGIEIPNHNRYPVYMKDILFSEESNKKSHQMELPISLGKTVFNKIFVIDLAKMPHLLIAGSTGQGKSVGLNVMIVFLLYQKNPEDIKFILIDPKKVELSIYKNISKSYFATLPNSVEPIITDLHKVKNILNSLCKEMDKRYAILEKFKVRNIQEYNVKYNQKYHLPYIILIIDEFADLSFSFHQKKQIETYITRLSQLARAVGIHLIIATQRPSVDVITGLIKSNFTARIAFRVSSKIDSRTILDCTGAEQLIGKGDLLFSNRNELIRLQCPFIELSDIQKIVDFYSNHDKKNEYFFLPKPD
- the ribB gene encoding 3,4-dihydroxy-2-butanone-4-phosphate synthase → MIFIFNKTNIDMVFGSNQNLDSIEEAIQDIQSGKIIIVVDDQNRENEGDFIVAAEKITPQIVNFLITHGRGLLCVSLTEEKCDQLELQMMVKKNTDPRKTAFTVSVDLRGYGVSTGISVSDRAKTIFALVNKVNPKSFNKPGHIFPLRAKKGGVLERPGHTEAAIDITKMAGCTPGGVVVEILNEDGSMARLPQLIQISKKFHMKIISIEDLIKYLKQKRNR
- a CDS encoding LptF/LptG family permease, which codes for MQKKFTFPVTCIIMFLTGAPLGAIIRKGGIGHPTIAAITIFIIYYTLLTITQNKVEKAEICPWIGAWIPNFIFFPVSIWMTYKTAMDDFYIQ
- a CDS encoding 5'-3' exonuclease — encoded protein: MNNNKKLFLIDAYPLIYQSYYAYINNPLFTSKGLNTSPIINFTYFLIKTLNDEKPSYMAAIFDDSQEISFRKKEYYKYKEHRKKTPKAICIAIPYIRKILKIFQISCFYAKNGYEADDLIGTIAKKAEKKGYIIYIITLDKDFFQLVTENIKVYIPPFKGNPKKIFGIEEIKEKFGVTQPKQVIDLWSMMGDPSDNIPGLPGIGEKNAKKFIQKYGSIEKLLNSTHHLNGKIQKNIEENKNLGLLSKKLITIVTNIPLFYFHENKFHVKKPNWHSIKKIFGELEFIRLLKIAHQYYKYKT
- a CDS encoding LptF/LptG family permease is translated as MKLIKKLDLYMIRLFIAPFLIIFSTIFIVFMIQFFWSQIDELIGKDIDILIIIKFIFYFGISIIPLVTPISLLLTSIITFGNFSENQELTAIKSSGISLFRIMKPILGITCILSIGLYFFSDLAIPKAKMQAKKLGYQISLTHPSFKLKEGIFVNLLPDFFIKIDRKSRKNKQLHNIFIFFYDKNSLVNTILSKKGFFIPNEDRSEFIQFKLMNGILYSENTNENKEQSSYQIVEFDTLIQNFKIPYYDYEGIKELDDYDTQNLIQKINFLKKKILNIKKKISIN
- the trxA gene encoding thioredoxin, translated to MLQEINDDNFEKLVHESDKPVLVDFWAPWCAPCRSLSVLLEDLFTEYHNKALIFKLNVDNNPKYSSKYGIRSIPTMIFFKNGEKKDMHIGISSKEDIRKKLDILI
- a CDS encoding M20 family metallo-hydrolase, which produces MSVVNLQVLKKEAIQLLIQLINTPSISKQENKVSFLIEDYLHQYGFHVKRKFNNIWTENTNYLKKGNIRTILLNSHHDTVKPGKNWKTNPFSAIKQEDKLIGLGSNDAGASVVSLISTFIYLSNLSELPYKLILSITAEEEISGPLGVRAILPELECINLGIVGEPTQMQVAIAEKGLMVLDCIAEGKTGHSARDIGINAIYVATRDIEHLRNFSFDRKSELLGFTTLNVTQIQGGIQHNVIPDFCSFVVDIRTNELYKNEELIEIIQKIIHSQMKPRSSHLNSSFINPMHPIVLKAQRIGRKTYGSPTLSDQSIMPFSTIKMGVGDSVRSHTPNEYILISEIMEGIDIYICLLKDFHF
- a CDS encoding porin, which produces MKKTKMISFILFLGFFYPFHTYSYADEGTFHQNKDENTHFNMFVDFRSSINSTVKKEFFEGSRFSEDYLNLEVIGKANDKISYRFSKKLNNIENNRTVDLAYLKYKWNEKLYFLIGKQPASFGSIEYTNNFYGSPYRYTNVYKNKENPVGFSFIYLPIKNHELQFQIVNSITNSNNNREESTVQKVNNTMGYSVNWNWSLFNNQIIQNRWSYSIFQENEDKKFWKLIALGSKLDLKPFFIEADYILSDEDIEKNGDVTKILRSYNYDYQNVASVKYGTYLVKLKYNFIPKWNLIAKGVYEMGTSKKGVNDILGENKLFKKAYTYYGGIEFLPIIKNEDLSFHFLYQNQKVNYNLDQIKKENKNNHFIILGFSYRIKMI